A window of the Hypomesus transpacificus isolate Combined female chromosome 22, fHypTra1, whole genome shotgun sequence genome harbors these coding sequences:
- the ppm1kb gene encoding protein phosphatase 1K, mitochondrial isoform X1, with protein MLEELLHGKRKYLQLQGYYSGSQLTVLLSSAGVGMSAAGLAHLARRGPQGLLRGLLQLALPLHTQDPPLRRPLHAPSSPRPSNTRFDPDSSGQPTTWDSFGIWDNRIDEPILLPPSIRYGKPIPKVSLSKVGCCSLIGQRRENEDRFQVSQVTNNILYFAVFDGHGGPQAADFCDKYMEKYIKDLVAEEADLEVVLTTAFLELDKALARHLHFSPDTPTLSAGSTATVALLRDGMELVVGSVGDSRAMLCRKGKALKLTLDHTPERKEEKDRIRQSGGFVTWNSLGQPHVNGRLAMTRSIGDFDLKTTGVIAEPDTRRTTLNHVHDSFLALTTDGINFIMNSQEICDVINQCHDPKEAAQRISDQALQYGSEDNSTIIVVPFGAWGKQKSSDASFSFSRNFVSSGRWA; from the exons ATGTTAGAGGAATTGCTGCACGGAAAGCGTAAATATTTACAGTTACAAGGGTATTACAG tggGTCACAACtgactgtcctcctctcctccgccggGGTCGGTATGTCTGCGGCCGGCCTGGCCCACCTGGCTAGGCGTGGCCCCCAGGGGCTGCTCCGAGGCCTGCTCCAGCTGGCCCTGCCCCTCCACACCCAGGACCCCCCTCTCCGCCGCCCCCTCCACGCTCCCTCCTCCCCGCGGCCCAGCAACACACGCTTCGACCCCGACAGCAGCGGCCAGCCCACCACCTGGGATTCCTTCGGGATCTGGGACAACCGCATCGACGAGCCCATCCTGCTCCCTCCCAGCATCCGCTACGGGAAGCCCATCCCCAAGGTCAGCCTGTCCAAGGTGGGCTGCTGCTCGCTGATTGGCCAGCGCCGGGAGAACGAGGATCGCTTCCAGGTGTCGCAGGTGACCAACAATATCCTGTACTTCGCCGTGTTCGACGGCCATGGCGGGCCACAGGCAGCCGACTTCTGCGACAAGTACATGGAGAAGTACATCAA AGATCTTGTGGCTGAGGAGGCTGACCTGGAGGTGGTTTTAACTACAGCCTTCCTGGAGCTGGACAAAGCCCTTGCTAGACACCTCCACTTCTCCCCTGACA CACCAACGCTGTCGGCGGGCTCCACGGCGACGGTGGCGTTGCTACGGGACGGTATGGAGCTGGTGGTGGGCAGCGTGGGAGACAGCAGGGCCATGCTGTGCCGCAAGGGCAAGGCCCTGAAGCTGACCCTAGACCACACCCccgagaggaaggaggagaaggaccg gaTCAGGCAGAGTGGAGGCTTCGTCACCTGGAACAGCCTGGGCCAGCCCCACGTAAACGGCCGGCTCGCCATGACGCGCAGCATCGGAGACTTCGACCTCAAGACCACCGGAGTGATCGCTGAGCCTGACACCAGGAGGACCACG CTGAACCATGTTCACGACTCGTTCCTGGCGTTGACCACCGACGGCATTAACTTCATCATGAACAGCCAGGAgatctgtgatgtcatcaaccAGTGCCACGACCCCAAGGAGGCTGCCCAGAGGATATCAGACCAG GCGCTGCAGTATGGCTCAGAGGACAACAGCACCATCATCGTGGTCCCGTTTGGGGCCTGGGGCAAGCAGAAGAGCTCCGACGCCAGCTTCTCTTTCAGCCGAAACTTCGTCTCCAGCGGCCGCTGGGCCTAG
- the ppm1kb gene encoding protein phosphatase 1K, mitochondrial isoform X2 translates to MSAAGLAHLARRGPQGLLRGLLQLALPLHTQDPPLRRPLHAPSSPRPSNTRFDPDSSGQPTTWDSFGIWDNRIDEPILLPPSIRYGKPIPKVSLSKVGCCSLIGQRRENEDRFQVSQVTNNILYFAVFDGHGGPQAADFCDKYMEKYIKDLVAEEADLEVVLTTAFLELDKALARHLHFSPDTPTLSAGSTATVALLRDGMELVVGSVGDSRAMLCRKGKALKLTLDHTPERKEEKDRIRQSGGFVTWNSLGQPHVNGRLAMTRSIGDFDLKTTGVIAEPDTRRTTLNHVHDSFLALTTDGINFIMNSQEICDVINQCHDPKEAAQRISDQALQYGSEDNSTIIVVPFGAWGKQKSSDASFSFSRNFVSSGRWA, encoded by the exons ATGTCTGCGGCCGGCCTGGCCCACCTGGCTAGGCGTGGCCCCCAGGGGCTGCTCCGAGGCCTGCTCCAGCTGGCCCTGCCCCTCCACACCCAGGACCCCCCTCTCCGCCGCCCCCTCCACGCTCCCTCCTCCCCGCGGCCCAGCAACACACGCTTCGACCCCGACAGCAGCGGCCAGCCCACCACCTGGGATTCCTTCGGGATCTGGGACAACCGCATCGACGAGCCCATCCTGCTCCCTCCCAGCATCCGCTACGGGAAGCCCATCCCCAAGGTCAGCCTGTCCAAGGTGGGCTGCTGCTCGCTGATTGGCCAGCGCCGGGAGAACGAGGATCGCTTCCAGGTGTCGCAGGTGACCAACAATATCCTGTACTTCGCCGTGTTCGACGGCCATGGCGGGCCACAGGCAGCCGACTTCTGCGACAAGTACATGGAGAAGTACATCAA AGATCTTGTGGCTGAGGAGGCTGACCTGGAGGTGGTTTTAACTACAGCCTTCCTGGAGCTGGACAAAGCCCTTGCTAGACACCTCCACTTCTCCCCTGACA CACCAACGCTGTCGGCGGGCTCCACGGCGACGGTGGCGTTGCTACGGGACGGTATGGAGCTGGTGGTGGGCAGCGTGGGAGACAGCAGGGCCATGCTGTGCCGCAAGGGCAAGGCCCTGAAGCTGACCCTAGACCACACCCccgagaggaaggaggagaaggaccg gaTCAGGCAGAGTGGAGGCTTCGTCACCTGGAACAGCCTGGGCCAGCCCCACGTAAACGGCCGGCTCGCCATGACGCGCAGCATCGGAGACTTCGACCTCAAGACCACCGGAGTGATCGCTGAGCCTGACACCAGGAGGACCACG CTGAACCATGTTCACGACTCGTTCCTGGCGTTGACCACCGACGGCATTAACTTCATCATGAACAGCCAGGAgatctgtgatgtcatcaaccAGTGCCACGACCCCAAGGAGGCTGCCCAGAGGATATCAGACCAG GCGCTGCAGTATGGCTCAGAGGACAACAGCACCATCATCGTGGTCCCGTTTGGGGCCTGGGGCAAGCAGAAGAGCTCCGACGCCAGCTTCTCTTTCAGCCGAAACTTCGTCTCCAGCGGCCGCTGGGCCTAG